A part of Hydrogenobacter sp. T-8 genomic DNA contains:
- a CDS encoding 4Fe-4S dicluster domain-containing protein: MSQELKEKQASRRGFIKALVVGAAATCGGAVLESARAERNFPEQKGKNRFVFVVDVRKCIGCDACVAACKAERNTPLGVFNTWVEKWEVGYTDPNTGETRVKVLNVPKLCNHCENPPCVKVCPVHATYRDEGDGLVLQRYERCIGCRLCEQACPYGVRYIDPIMMVMNKCTWCDHRTRNGLKPACVDVCPTKARNFGDLSNPNDPIWELIKKNSIQVVKPEEGTKPRVFYIGLEGIEGIYVGTGSSTENQHPPAVWTDPASGKVYTFNVRMQHNMFRELR, encoded by the coding sequence ATGAGTCAAGAGCTGAAGGAAAAACAGGCATCACGGAGAGGTTTTATAAAGGCTCTTGTGGTTGGTGCAGCCGCTACCTGCGGTGGTGCGGTGCTTGAAAGTGCAAGGGCGGAGAGGAACTTCCCTGAGCAGAAGGGGAAAAATCGCTTTGTGTTTGTGGTGGATGTGCGCAAGTGCATAGGGTGTGATGCTTGTGTTGCTGCTTGCAAGGCAGAAAGGAACACTCCACTTGGCGTTTTCAATACCTGGGTAGAAAAATGGGAAGTAGGGTATACAGACCCTAACACTGGTGAAACAAGGGTAAAGGTTCTTAATGTTCCAAAGTTGTGCAACCATTGTGAAAACCCACCCTGTGTTAAGGTCTGTCCTGTGCATGCAACATACAGGGACGAGGGCGATGGTCTTGTGCTTCAGAGATATGAGCGGTGCATAGGCTGTAGACTTTGCGAGCAGGCATGTCCCTATGGCGTGAGATACATAGACCCGATAATGATGGTGATGAACAAATGCACTTGGTGTGACCACAGAACGAGAAACGGTTTGAAGCCTGCTTGTGTGGATGTATGCCCCACAAAAGCAAGAAATTTTGGAGACCTTTCAAACCCAAACGACCCCATATGGGAGTTGATAAAGAAAAACAGCATTCAGGTTGTAAAGCCAGAAGAAGGCACAAAGCCAAGAGTGTTTTACATAGGGTTGGAAGGCATAGAGGGAATCTACGTAGGCACGGGAAGCTCTACAGAGAACCAGCACCCACCTGCGGTGTGGACAGACCCTGCAAGCGGTAAGGTATACACTTTCAACGTGCGTATGCAACACAACATGTTTAGAGAATTAAGATAA